A genomic window from Chitinophagaceae bacterium includes:
- a CDS encoding FAD-dependent oxidoreductase, whose translation MKKNITIAGCGVIGLTTGIRLLEEGYRVKIITRDLPQQTTSNKAAAFWFPYHVRDSEQILDWSMFSYKKFEALAEVESSGVHMAPIIKLGNEVNDIEQRIRTTLRAERFRPLRKEELRGGFDSGWYIQVPLIETPLYLPYLLDAFISGGGKIMQHSITSLNELMDNATIVINCTGLASRELANDEQLIPVRGQIALLKTENLHRIILEDFSPTYIVYRDDGCICGGTYEMNCAEEVTEPAMLQKVLERCMALEPHLQSATLIDSWAGLRPFRADMRVEIEKDKSLIHNYGHGGSGFTVSWGCAEEVVKLLERMQR comes from the coding sequence ATGAAAAAAAATATCACCATCGCGGGCTGCGGAGTGATCGGACTAACAACCGGCATTCGATTGTTGGAAGAAGGATACCGCGTAAAAATCATAACGCGTGATTTACCGCAACAAACTACTTCTAACAAAGCCGCTGCTTTCTGGTTTCCTTATCATGTGCGCGACAGTGAACAGATACTTGACTGGAGCATGTTTTCCTATAAAAAATTTGAAGCACTTGCCGAAGTGGAAAGCAGTGGTGTTCATATGGCACCCATTATTAAACTTGGAAATGAAGTAAATGACATTGAACAGCGCATCAGGACAACATTGCGTGCAGAAAGATTTCGACCCTTGCGGAAAGAAGAACTGCGTGGTGGCTTTGACAGTGGCTGGTACATTCAGGTTCCATTGATTGAAACACCGCTGTATCTGCCTTATTTATTGGATGCATTCATTTCGGGTGGCGGAAAAATTATGCAGCACTCCATTACATCACTCAATGAATTGATGGATAACGCAACCATTGTTATCAATTGCACGGGCCTGGCATCCCGTGAATTGGCAAATGATGAACAGCTAATTCCTGTCCGCGGACAAATCGCATTATTGAAAACAGAAAACCTGCACCGGATTATACTGGAAGATTTTTCACCAACCTACATTGTGTACCGTGACGATGGTTGTATCTGTGGCGGAACTTATGAAATGAATTGTGCGGAAGAAGTTACTGAACCGGCAATGCTTCAAAAAGTTCTTGAACGCTGCATGGCCCTCGAACCGCACTTGCAATCAGCCACACTCATAGATAGCTGGGCCGGTTTGCGTCCTTTTCGTGCAGATATGCGTGTGGAAATTGAAAAGGATAAATCACTCATTCACAATTACGGACATGGCGGATCAGGATTTACTGTTTCGTGGGGATGCGCGGAGGAAGTAGTAAAGCTGCTTGAAAG